One Streptomyces sp. RPA4-2 genomic window carries:
- a CDS encoding IPT/TIG domain-containing protein: MSPNQGSTSGGTTVTITGVNLSGATAVHFGSRTATITANTPISITVIDPAGCGVVDVNVTTAGGTSNSLSLFYISPPIAVSVGPGSGPTAGGNTVTINGYGLSTATAVSFGSNSATPTVVSDSQLSVVVPAGSSSGSVDVTVTTTGGTTAPLTYAYVDAPTLVSLTPASGPTSGGTSVTVNGTGLASTTAVTFGGTTASFAVLNNATLVAVTPPGAVGSVDVVVTTEGGSATASGGFTYVSGPGI; this comes from the coding sequence ATCAGTCCCAACCAAGGCTCCACCAGCGGCGGAACAACCGTCACCATCACCGGCGTGAACCTGTCCGGTGCCACCGCCGTCCACTTCGGGTCCCGGACGGCCACGATCACCGCGAACACGCCGATCTCGATCACCGTCATCGACCCCGCGGGCTGCGGCGTCGTCGACGTCAACGTGACGACCGCGGGAGGGACGAGCAACTCGCTCTCCCTTTTTTACATCAGCCCGCCGATCGCGGTGTCTGTGGGCCCGGGCTCCGGTCCGACCGCGGGCGGCAACACGGTCACCATCAACGGCTACGGACTCTCCACGGCCACCGCCGTGTCCTTCGGCTCCAACAGCGCGACGCCGACGGTCGTCTCGGACAGCCAGCTGTCGGTGGTCGTTCCGGCCGGCAGTTCCAGCGGCTCGGTCGACGTCACCGTCACCACCACCGGGGGCACGACCGCTCCGCTCACCTACGCCTACGTCGACGCGCCGACGCTGGTCTCGCTCACACCCGCCTCGGGGCCAACGTCCGGCGGTACCTCGGTGACCGTCAATGGCACCGGCCTGGCGTCCACCACGGCCGTCACCTTCGGCGGTACCACTGCGTCCTTCGCAGTGCTGAACAACGCCACGCTGGTGGCCGTCACACCGCCGGGCGCCGTAGGTTCCGTCGATGTCGTCGTGACCACCGAGGGCGGTAGCGCCACCGCCAGCGGCGGATTCACCTACGTGTCCGGTCCCGGCATCTGA